From Acipenser ruthenus chromosome 23, fAciRut3.2 maternal haplotype, whole genome shotgun sequence, the proteins below share one genomic window:
- the LOC117413008 gene encoding AFG2-interacting ribosome maturation factor-like isoform X2 produces MSKQAAILSVHQATKKCFEVIGQQQSVWDCTLADCLPLLSSLSSLGEQLQSCSKVRFKNTPLQGFPELEQRLRYKLIQAVETVLGKLGEKMSVLQTVRDAVSNQVATVFQQYEQHADTIGLSASIERSSLAPSVADMLEWLQDIDRFYRNQFLKRKLLLQTIKPDNFSHMQALPQSWNRVSTQKGQELIQDTLMKVSFFMDSH; encoded by the exons ATGTCAAAACAAGCCGCCATCTTGTCGGTTCACCAGGCAACCAAGAAGTGTTTCGAAGTGATAGGACAGCAGCAGAGTGTTTGGGACTGCACCCTGGCAGACTGCTTACCTCTCCTCAGTTCCCTGAGCAGCCTGGGAGAGCAGCTTCAATCATGCAGCAAGGTCCGCTTCAAGAACACACCTTTACAGGGCTTTCCTGAGCTGGAACAGCGGCTGAGATACAAACTCATCCAAGCTGTGGAAACAGTGCTGGGAAAACTGGGGGAGAAAAT GAGTGTTCTGCAAACTGTTCGAGATGCTGTCAGTAACCAAGTGGCTACAGTTTTCCAGCAGTATGAACAACATGCAGACACGATCGGCCTCAGTGCTTCAATTGAGAGGTCATCTCTTGCTCCCTCAGTGGCAGACATGCTGGAATGGCTACAGGACATTGACAGGTTTTACAGAAACCA ATTCTTAAAGAGGAAGCTTTTGCTTCAGACAATAAAGCCTGACAACTTTTCACACATGCAAGCACtccctcagtcctggaacagggtgTCTACTCAAAAGGGACAGGAACTGATACAAG ataCACTGATGAAGGTTTCATTTTTCATGGACTCCCATTGA
- the LOC117413008 gene encoding AFG2-interacting ribosome maturation factor-like isoform X1, whose protein sequence is MHDSMSKQAAILSVHQATKKCFEVIGQQQSVWDCTLADCLPLLSSLSSLGEQLQSCSKVRFKNTPLQGFPELEQRLRYKLIQAVETVLGKLGEKMSVLQTVRDAVSNQVATVFQQYEQHADTIGLSASIERSSLAPSVADMLEWLQDIDRFYRNQFLKRKLLLQTIKPDNFSHMQALPQSWNRVSTQKGQELIQDTLMKVSFFMDSH, encoded by the exons ATGCAT GACAGCATGTCAAAACAAGCCGCCATCTTGTCGGTTCACCAGGCAACCAAGAAGTGTTTCGAAGTGATAGGACAGCAGCAGAGTGTTTGGGACTGCACCCTGGCAGACTGCTTACCTCTCCTCAGTTCCCTGAGCAGCCTGGGAGAGCAGCTTCAATCATGCAGCAAGGTCCGCTTCAAGAACACACCTTTACAGGGCTTTCCTGAGCTGGAACAGCGGCTGAGATACAAACTCATCCAAGCTGTGGAAACAGTGCTGGGAAAACTGGGGGAGAAAAT GAGTGTTCTGCAAACTGTTCGAGATGCTGTCAGTAACCAAGTGGCTACAGTTTTCCAGCAGTATGAACAACATGCAGACACGATCGGCCTCAGTGCTTCAATTGAGAGGTCATCTCTTGCTCCCTCAGTGGCAGACATGCTGGAATGGCTACAGGACATTGACAGGTTTTACAGAAACCA ATTCTTAAAGAGGAAGCTTTTGCTTCAGACAATAAAGCCTGACAACTTTTCACACATGCAAGCACtccctcagtcctggaacagggtgTCTACTCAAAAGGGACAGGAACTGATACAAG ataCACTGATGAAGGTTTCATTTTTCATGGACTCCCATTGA
- the LOC131696799 gene encoding borealin-like — MRATRKRATARGRKNAVKSDKLEAFFIDFDSEVKAIVEKLKSTASSLLKEADNFYNIAIIKLPVTVRKMKWMDYFAVGGSLKAIEAVAKTELGLSEVANNAAEVKKLPKSTQKANKKKLSTETISEEAENIPPIKTTTKKGKATTKKVPPSTRKPRTLSVNQAGTGIRKSTRKACATPARNALDSSFMGPTPLITPRFDSRLPKTPAVRNPRHRERVYSISVNGSPIAPNNDLLINIPIGNGESMQILASEMNETDLSQFDEHAVQKIKLLLKRLSTMCGRS, encoded by the exons ATGCGGGCTACAAGGAAGAGAGCAACTGCCAGAGGGCGTAAAAATGCTGTAAAAAGTGACAAGCTGGAAGCTTTCTTCATAGACTTTGATAGTGAAG TTAAGGCTATTGTTGAAAAACTAAAATCAACGGCCAGCAGCCTCCTGAAAGAAGCTGATAACTTCTACAACATTGCCATCATCAAGCTTCCTGTGACCGTCAGAAAAATGAAATGGATGGATTATTTTG CTGTAGGAGGAAGTTTAAAAGCCATAGAAGCAGTAGCAAAG ACTGAACTGGGCCTCTCAGAAGTAGCAAACAATGCTGCTGAAGTTAAGAAGCTACCAAAATCAACACAAAAAG CAAATAAAAAGAAGCTCAGCACAGAAACAATTTCAGAAGAGGCAGAAAATATTCCACCAATCAAGACAACCACTAAAAAG GGTAAAGCAACCACCAAAAAGGTTCCTCCATCAACCAGAAAGCCCAGGACTCTTTCAGTAAACCAAGCAGGAACTGGCATTAGAAA GTCTACCAGGAAAGCTTGCGCAACTCCAGCTAGAAATGCACTGGATTCATCTTTCATGGGACCCACACCCCTTATTACTCCAAGGTTTGATTCAAG actTCCAAAAACCCCAGCAGTACGCAACCCAAGGCACAGAGAGCGTGTTTATAGCATTTCGGTGAATGGCAGTCCGATTGCTCCGAACAATGATCTTTTAATTAATATACCAATTGGAAATGGAGAG aGTATGCAGATATTGGCAAGTGAAATGAACGAGACTGATCTGAGTCAGTTTGATGAACATGCAGTGCAGAAAATTAAGTTGCTCTTG aaaCGTCTTTCTACTATGTGTGGCAGGTCGTAG